Proteins encoded within one genomic window of Rhodohalobacter sp. SW132:
- a CDS encoding Crp/Fnr family transcriptional regulator, whose product MMKNRADLPSLDSALEAGQKISDLGITKQFEPGDTIVNEHASVRSIPFITKGSVKVMQSDEDYKEMVLYYLRPGETCIMSFLAGISHDTSKVRAVAEEACEVVFIPVHTFQELIGKHPEWLSYIFQIYHMRFEELLEVVNAISFKKMDVRLLKFLQKRCAVMQTDTLSLTHEQLAHELGTAREVVSRLLKQLENEGMVELGRNRIRLLPAGKLNR is encoded by the coding sequence ATGATGAAAAACCGTGCTGATTTACCTTCACTTGATTCTGCACTTGAAGCCGGACAAAAAATTTCGGACCTCGGTATTACGAAGCAGTTTGAACCCGGAGATACTATCGTTAACGAACATGCTTCAGTCCGGTCGATCCCTTTCATCACTAAAGGAAGCGTAAAAGTGATGCAGTCAGACGAGGATTATAAAGAGATGGTGCTCTACTATCTTCGTCCGGGTGAAACCTGCATCATGTCGTTTTTAGCAGGGATTTCCCACGATACCAGCAAGGTAAGAGCGGTGGCAGAAGAAGCCTGTGAAGTTGTGTTTATACCGGTACATACATTCCAGGAGTTGATTGGTAAACATCCTGAGTGGCTAAGCTATATTTTTCAGATCTATCATATGCGGTTTGAGGAGTTGCTTGAGGTCGTAAACGCTATTTCTTTTAAAAAAATGGATGTTCGTCTGCTTAAGTTTCTTCAGAAGAGATGTGCGGTGATGCAAACTGATACACTTTCACTCACGCACGAACAACTTGCCCATGAATTGGGTACGGCACGTGAAGTTGTTTCCCGATTGCTGAAACAGCTGGAAAATGAGGGTATGGTTGAGCTGGGAAGAAACAGAATCAGACTTTTACCGGCAGGAAAACTGAACAGATAA
- a CDS encoding OsmC family protein, translated as MKNLPYSYSVDLNWKEGRKGTLSSSNLHQSVEVATPPEFKNGVEGIWSPEHLLVASVSSCFMTTFLAIAENSGLDFVTLDVNAVGLLDKKDGKFMITEIELEPELVISDDKYGEKALRIMHKAEAACLITNSLKTTIAFNPRVLIGEEAG; from the coding sequence ATGAAAAATCTGCCCTATTCATACAGCGTAGATCTAAACTGGAAAGAGGGACGAAAAGGTACGCTGAGTTCTTCAAATTTACATCAGTCGGTTGAGGTGGCAACCCCGCCGGAATTTAAAAATGGCGTGGAGGGAATTTGGTCTCCCGAACATCTTTTGGTGGCATCGGTCAGCAGCTGTTTTATGACAACATTTTTAGCAATTGCTGAAAATTCAGGTCTGGATTTTGTAACTCTGGATGTGAATGCAGTAGGTCTGCTCGATAAAAAAGATGGGAAATTCATGATTACGGAGATTGAACTCGAACCGGAGCTTGTAATATCCGATGATAAATATGGTGAAAAGGCTCTGCGAATCATGCATAAAGCAGAAGCAGCCTGCCTTATAACGAATTCTTTAAAAACCACAATTGCCTTTAACCCTCGTGTACTCATTGGCGAGGAAGCGGGGTGA
- the trxA gene encoding thioredoxin, whose translation MNTKPTSFTELINGDTPVLVDFYADWCGPCKMMGPILKDLKKKAGDTVNIIKIDAEKNADAAIRYNVRGVPTLILFHRGKVLWQQSGVVQADQLHSIIKQKTEEL comes from the coding sequence ATGAATACAAAACCAACTTCTTTTACAGAACTGATTAATGGAGACACACCTGTACTGGTTGATTTTTATGCTGACTGGTGCGGACCCTGTAAGATGATGGGGCCAATCCTGAAAGATTTAAAAAAGAAGGCCGGAGACACTGTTAACATCATAAAAATTGATGCTGAAAAAAATGCCGATGCAGCAATCCGCTATAATGTTCGGGGAGTTCCCACACTGATTCTGTTTCACCGGGGGAAAGTTCTGTGGCAGCAATCGGGTGTAGTGCAGGCTGATCAGCTTCATTCAATCATTAAGCAAAAAACCGAAGAGTTATGA